In Luteitalea sp. TBR-22, one genomic interval encodes:
- a CDS encoding sialate O-acetylesterase, with translation MRQSLLTLLALSGLAMSIAGQAPAPPPPAREAFHLFLLAGQSNMAGRGKVEASDTVPSPGILMFDRGRTWVPAVDPMHFDKPVAGVGLGRPFALRVLEANPGVTIGLIPTAVGGTRIDLWQPGAFDDATKSHPWDDAIARATAALPSGTLKAILWHQGESDATPELAPAYEAKLHALIARFRTTLRAPEVPFIVGQLGQYPDVPWDDARRIVDAAHRSLPARVAHTAFVASDGLVHGGDRIHFDRASLQELGKRYADAYARLVAPAR, from the coding sequence ATGCGCCAATCGCTGCTCACGCTGCTGGCCCTGTCGGGCCTCGCCATGTCCATCGCTGGCCAGGCGCCGGCACCGCCACCACCGGCACGCGAGGCGTTCCACCTGTTCCTGCTCGCCGGGCAGTCGAACATGGCCGGGCGCGGCAAGGTCGAGGCCAGCGACACCGTGCCGAGTCCGGGCATCCTCATGTTCGATCGCGGGCGCACGTGGGTGCCGGCGGTCGACCCGATGCACTTCGACAAGCCGGTCGCCGGCGTGGGGCTCGGGCGCCCCTTCGCCCTGCGCGTGCTCGAGGCCAACCCCGGGGTCACCATCGGCCTCATCCCGACGGCCGTCGGCGGCACGCGCATCGACCTCTGGCAGCCGGGCGCGTTCGACGACGCCACGAAGAGCCATCCCTGGGACGACGCCATCGCGCGCGCCACCGCGGCGCTCCCGAGCGGCACGCTGAAGGCCATCCTGTGGCACCAGGGTGAATCGGACGCGACACCGGAGCTCGCGCCGGCCTACGAGGCAAAACTGCACGCGCTGATCGCGCGCTTCCGCACCACGCTGCGCGCGCCGGAGGTGCCCTTCATCGTCGGTCAGTTGGGCCAGTACCCGGATGTCCCCTGGGACGATGCCCGCCGCATCGTCGACGCGGCGCACCGATCGCTGCCCGCCAGGGTCGCCCATACCGCGTTCGTCGCCAGCGACGGCCTGGTGCACGGCGGCGACCGCATCCACTTCGACCGCGCCTCGTTGCAGGAGCTCGGCAAGCGGTACGCCGACGCCTACGCGCGCCTGGTTGCCCCGGCGCGCTGA
- a CDS encoding M28 family peptidase — MPSSTSLRVARWTAVLSLALSPGLIAQDVPLPDAVRAAADGITAASLARDLEFLASDALRGRDTGSPGFDAAAADIEGRLRAAGLTPAGDEGTYRQHYELQELHAGTNATVTIGGRPFVFGNDFVLRSFAGPIKGHLPVVYVGHGWRAPSRGIDPWKDVDVRDALVLAHGPRAMPKDAPITQIGRVAVGASSVFAEAKARGALGVLLLTPSDPKADWAAMRGANVVRRELVPAVPSAYAAVPVTSLLLGRPAIDALMAGEAIDGATLLARGEAGDYPRAFRLRKRIAVHVPLVGVASEHPYNLVARIEGSDPVLKDQVITIAAHLDGAVGTRTIDGDPIYNAADDNATGSAGLLAIAEHLMKGPRPRRTIVLLWDSGEERGLWGTRRFVHQPPVPLDRIVAHVNVDMIGATRAPGRADANSVDATGPHEVFLIGPGALSPSTDALLQRVNAGYLKMTFNRRDDRPESEFFYPRTDAGPYLERGILTIGFTTGSHPRYHLPADEAKYLDPAKMEAVTRTVFASLWALANSPERPRIETAIPATVLRAPAPEH; from the coding sequence ATGCCGAGCTCGACCTCCCTGCGCGTCGCCCGCTGGACGGCGGTCCTGTCCCTCGCCCTGTCACCCGGCCTCATCGCGCAGGACGTTCCCCTTCCCGACGCGGTGCGGGCTGCGGCCGACGGCATCACCGCGGCCTCGCTGGCGCGCGACCTCGAGTTCCTCGCCTCGGATGCCCTTCGCGGGCGCGACACGGGATCGCCGGGCTTCGATGCGGCCGCCGCGGACATCGAAGGGCGCCTGCGGGCGGCGGGCCTGACGCCCGCCGGCGACGAGGGCACCTATCGACAGCATTACGAGTTGCAGGAACTCCACGCGGGAACGAACGCGACAGTGACCATCGGCGGCCGTCCCTTCGTGTTCGGCAACGACTTCGTCCTGCGATCGTTTGCCGGGCCGATCAAGGGGCACCTGCCCGTCGTCTACGTCGGCCACGGATGGCGGGCGCCGTCGCGCGGCATCGACCCGTGGAAGGACGTGGACGTGCGCGACGCCCTCGTGCTCGCCCACGGACCCCGCGCGATGCCGAAGGACGCACCCATCACGCAGATCGGCCGCGTTGCCGTCGGCGCGTCGTCGGTGTTCGCGGAGGCGAAGGCGCGAGGCGCGCTCGGCGTGCTGTTGCTGACGCCGTCGGACCCGAAGGCCGACTGGGCCGCGATGCGCGGCGCCAACGTGGTGCGCCGGGAGCTCGTGCCGGCGGTGCCGTCGGCGTACGCGGCCGTGCCGGTGACCTCGCTGCTGCTCGGGCGCCCCGCAATCGATGCGCTGATGGCAGGCGAGGCCATCGATGGCGCCACGCTGCTGGCCCGAGGCGAGGCTGGTGACTACCCGCGCGCATTCCGCCTCCGCAAGCGCATCGCCGTCCACGTGCCGCTGGTGGGGGTGGCCTCGGAGCACCCGTACAACCTCGTGGCCCGCATCGAGGGCAGCGACCCGGTCCTCAAGGACCAGGTGATCACGATCGCGGCGCATCTCGATGGCGCCGTCGGCACCCGGACCATCGACGGGGACCCGATCTACAACGCCGCCGACGACAATGCCACCGGGAGCGCCGGCCTGCTCGCGATTGCCGAGCACCTGATGAAGGGGCCGCGCCCGCGACGCACGATCGTCCTGCTCTGGGACAGTGGCGAGGAACGCGGCCTCTGGGGCACGCGACGGTTCGTGCACCAGCCGCCCGTGCCGCTCGACCGCATCGTCGCGCATGTCAACGTCGACATGATCGGCGCCACTCGGGCACCCGGACGCGCCGACGCCAACTCGGTGGACGCCACCGGCCCGCACGAGGTGTTCCTGATCGGACCCGGCGCGCTGAGCCCGAGCACCGATGCCCTGTTGCAGCGCGTCAACGCGGGGTACCTGAAGATGACCTTCAACCGGCGCGATGACCGGCCCGAGAGCGAGTTCTTCTACCCGCGCACCGACGCCGGACCGTACCTCGAACGCGGCATCCTCACCATCGGGTTCACCACGGGTTCGCATCCGCGGTACCACCTGCCTGCCGACGAGGCGAAGTATCTCGACCCGGCCAAGATGGAAGCGGTGACGCGCACGGTCTTCGCGAGCCTGTGGGCGCTCGCCAACAGCCCGGAACGCCCGCGGATCGAGACCGCCATCCCCGCCACGGTGCTGCGCGCCCCGGCGCCGGAACACTGA
- a CDS encoding VanZ family protein, with amino-acid sequence MSTGTACVPSPAPGERGRQTRLLALLAYAAFIGYQSLAAGGTWACGGDVLEVPKRIPRGDLLVNVVAYVPLGALCVVAAWPARRRASRIALAALVSALAVSLFSLTMELVQACEPRRVSSAIDWLANSTGGGVGVAVGVLVMVLRWPRALPSLALDDLRLRACTLAVALLWIGSETMPWVFSLDLGQARSHLRFLVHADPLDGLDPWRLARHAGAWLAIAASCRLVVRSAAGGAASLVLLAAASVLLQLLVFARVPLSYAELFGMTAALIAAIAGMAALRAGRESRNARVWPVVLLVGVVMVMAAYELHPESGHRAARGFGWWPRVGFGRQIGALEFAWLFGWAGLSAVAAAEWARRASMPAWPQAWPAALVALVFALELAQAFVPGRSGDTSAVLFTAFAVIATRAALRDIA; translated from the coding sequence GTGTCCACTGGGACAGCGTGCGTGCCCTCGCCGGCGCCCGGTGAACGCGGGAGGCAGACCCGCCTCCTCGCCCTCCTCGCCTACGCGGCCTTCATCGGCTACCAGTCGCTCGCCGCGGGCGGCACGTGGGCCTGCGGCGGCGACGTGCTCGAAGTCCCGAAGCGCATCCCGCGCGGCGACCTGCTCGTGAACGTGGTGGCCTACGTGCCGCTCGGCGCCCTCTGCGTCGTGGCGGCGTGGCCGGCGCGGCGACGTGCGTCGCGGATCGCCCTGGCCGCGCTCGTCAGCGCGCTGGCCGTGTCCCTCTTCTCGCTGACGATGGAACTCGTGCAGGCCTGCGAGCCGCGCCGCGTGTCGTCGGCCATCGACTGGCTGGCCAATTCCACCGGCGGCGGCGTGGGGGTCGCGGTCGGCGTCCTGGTCATGGTGCTCCGGTGGCCGCGCGCCCTGCCCAGCCTGGCCCTCGACGATCTCCGGCTGCGCGCCTGCACGCTCGCCGTCGCGCTGCTCTGGATCGGCTCGGAGACGATGCCCTGGGTGTTCTCGCTGGACCTCGGGCAGGCGCGGTCCCACCTGCGCTTCCTCGTGCATGCCGATCCGCTCGACGGCCTCGATCCCTGGCGCCTGGCGCGACACGCCGGCGCGTGGCTGGCCATCGCCGCCTCCTGCCGGCTCGTGGTGCGCAGCGCGGCTGGTGGCGCTGCGAGCCTGGTGTTGTTGGCGGCTGCCTCGGTGCTCCTCCAACTGCTCGTGTTCGCACGGGTGCCCTTGTCGTACGCCGAGCTGTTCGGCATGACGGCCGCCCTGATCGCGGCCATCGCCGGCATGGCTGCACTTCGGGCCGGTCGCGAGTCGCGCAATGCCCGGGTGTGGCCGGTCGTGCTGCTTGTTGGCGTCGTCATGGTGATGGCGGCGTACGAACTGCACCCTGAGTCGGGCCACCGCGCCGCTCGCGGCTTCGGATGGTGGCCGCGCGTCGGCTTCGGCCGCCAGATCGGCGCACTGGAGTTCGCCTGGCTGTTCGGCTGGGCCGGGTTGTCGGCCGTCGCCGCTGCGGAGTGGGCGCGGCGTGCGTCCATGCCGGCGTGGCCGCAGGCGTGGCCTGCCGCGCTCGTCGCCCTGGTGTTCGCGCTCGAACTGGCGCAGGCGTTCGTGCCGGGCCGGAGCGGCGACACGTCGGCGGTCCTCTTCACGGCGTTCGCGGTGATTGCGACGCGCGCGGCGCTGCGCGACATCGCCTAG
- a CDS encoding M20/M25/M40 family metallo-hydrolase, producing the protein MMHRLRLAALGVCLALASAHLRGDAPARAAESVEDEALRHFQAILRLDTQNPPGNEVRVVEYLKGVLEGEGIPVEILARDPARPNLVARLKGNGAKRPLLVMGHTDTVTVDASKWTHGPFSATRDGGHVYGRGSLDDKPSVVAGLMTMLRLKREGVRLERDVIFLAEASEEGNGPFGINHMVANHWPTIDAEYCLAEGGSVVRTGGVARYATITTTEKIPYTVRIVARGVAGHGSVPLQTNPILHLSQAIARIGAWRAPLRLNETTRAYFAGLSRLVAPDEAVRYAAVAEGRDLEAAYDRFAVDAPQLATLLRTSVSPNIVKGGYLRNVIPSEAEATLDIRALPDEDITTFLRQLREVIADPAVEVVPPDTTATRPAAPPSRLDTEAWRVLVDVHTRAYGVPVLPVMMAGATDSAQVRARGVQCYGIGPMIDREDVQLGFGAHSDQERILEAAFQQFVRVHWDSVRALAGAR; encoded by the coding sequence ATGATGCACCGGCTGCGCCTGGCGGCTCTCGGGGTGTGCCTCGCGCTCGCTTCCGCCCACCTGCGAGGCGACGCGCCCGCCCGCGCCGCCGAGTCCGTCGAGGACGAGGCGCTTCGTCACTTCCAGGCCATCCTGCGCCTCGACACGCAGAATCCCCCGGGCAACGAAGTCCGCGTCGTCGAGTACCTCAAGGGCGTGCTCGAGGGCGAGGGCATTCCTGTCGAGATACTCGCGCGCGATCCGGCGCGGCCCAACCTCGTGGCGCGGCTGAAGGGCAACGGCGCGAAGCGCCCGCTGCTGGTCATGGGCCACACCGACACGGTCACGGTCGACGCCTCCAAGTGGACGCACGGGCCGTTCTCGGCCACCCGCGACGGCGGCCACGTGTACGGACGCGGGTCACTCGACGACAAGCCGAGCGTCGTCGCCGGGCTGATGACCATGCTGCGCCTGAAGCGCGAGGGGGTGCGGCTCGAACGCGACGTCATCTTCCTGGCCGAGGCCAGCGAGGAAGGCAACGGGCCGTTCGGCATCAACCACATGGTCGCCAACCACTGGCCGACGATCGATGCCGAGTACTGCCTTGCCGAGGGTGGCAGCGTGGTGCGCACCGGCGGCGTCGCCCGGTACGCGACCATCACCACCACGGAGAAGATCCCGTACACGGTGCGGATCGTCGCGCGGGGCGTCGCCGGCCACGGCTCGGTCCCGCTCCAGACCAACCCGATCCTGCACCTGTCGCAGGCAATCGCGCGCATCGGCGCCTGGCGCGCGCCCCTCCGGCTCAACGAGACGACGCGCGCGTACTTCGCGGGCCTGTCGCGCCTCGTTGCACCGGACGAGGCGGTGCGGTACGCCGCCGTCGCCGAGGGGCGCGATCTCGAGGCCGCCTACGATCGTTTCGCGGTCGATGCGCCGCAACTGGCGACGCTGCTGCGCACCAGCGTGTCGCCCAACATCGTCAAGGGCGGCTACCTGCGCAACGTGATTCCGTCGGAGGCCGAGGCGACGCTCGACATCCGCGCCCTGCCCGACGAGGACATCACCACCTTCCTGCGGCAGTTGCGGGAGGTGATCGCCGACCCCGCGGTGGAGGTGGTGCCGCCCGACACGACGGCGACGCGACCCGCGGCGCCACCGTCGCGGCTGGACACCGAGGCATGGCGCGTGCTCGTGGACGTGCACACCCGCGCGTACGGCGTGCCGGTGCTGCCGGTGATGATGGCCGGCGCGACCGACTCGGCGCAGGTGCGGGCGCGTGGCGTCCAGTGCTACGGCATCGGCCCGATGATCGACCGCGAGGACGTGCAGCTCGGCTTCGGCGCGCACAGCGACCAGGAGCGCATCCTCGAGGCCGCCTTCCAGCAGTTCGTCCGTGTCCACTGGGACAGCGTGCGTGCCCTCGCCGGCGCCCGGTGA